The genomic region GCGGGACAAGGCGGTCAAGGCGTTGGAGAAGGACCCGGCCGGGACGCTCAAGGCGATCAACACCATGCAGGGTGGTTTTCTGCAAGACGATTTGTATGTGTTTGTGGTTGATCTCGACACCCACCGTTATGTGGCCCATGGTACGACTCCGCGGCTGGTGAATACGGATTTCAGCAAGATCAAGGACCCCGACGGGAAGCCAGTGGGCGAGCCGATCCTGGCGGTCATGGCCGAGCAGGATCAGGGGGAATATCGATACCGCTGGAAAAATCCGGTGACGGGGAAGGTCGAGAACAAGCATGCGTACTTGCGCAAAACCGGGCATCTCATGGTGGCTGTGGGGTATTACAGTCCTTGAGGCGTGTATATCCGTTATTTAGGTAACGGCCGCCTAGGGTTCCGCTCTTACAGCGGCTCACTTTTGAAGAGCGCAAAAGTAAGCAAAACGCTCTTGCCCCACCACTCGGCACCTCGCCCAGGCTCGGTGTGCCCTCACTCCGGCTTTGGACCGTGGGCCGCCGCGATGGGCCATCCTTGGCCCAGCGCGGCTAACCCGGCGTCCTGCCGGGTTACCCACGCTCCAAAGCCTGCGTTCGGCCAGCGTGGTTTAACGGGGCGCCTAAGATCAAGATCAAAAGCAGATCTAGAGCACAGCGGCCTACCGGCCGGCTTGAGTGTTGAAGAGCAAAATCAAAAGCTAAAGCGGGCACGGTCAAATGTGGGAGCTGGCTTGCCTGCGATAGCATCAACTGGGTGTACCTGATGTACCGAGTTGTCTGCATCGCAGGCAAGCCAGCTCCCACAGAAAAGCAGCGCCACCCCGCCCGTAGCAGCTGTCGAGCACCAGCGAGGCTGCGTGCCTTTGATCTTGATGTTGCTTTTGATTTTGATCTGCGGGCCCCGTCAACCACGATGGCCGCAAGTAGGCACGGTGGAGCGGGTAAACCGGCAGGACGCCGGTTTAGCCGCGCTGGGCCAGGGATGGCCCATCGCGGCGGCCCGCGGAGCCGGGCCGGAGTGCGGGCATGCCGAGCCTAGGCGAGGCACCGAGTGGTGGGGCAGAGACCTTTTGGTTACTTTTGGGGCGTTTGCCAAAAGTGACCCGCTGTAAGAGCGGAACCATAAGCCGCCGTTACCGCAGCAACGGATATGTACACAAAACAAAACAAACCCAGAACTACCGGGCCTTGTCTTCCCGCCCCCGCAACACCCGATTAGGCATGGCAATCGCCGCCGCCAACCCCAACAACGAAACCCCGGCACTGACCATCAGCAAATGCCGAAAGGTAATCAGCAACTCCCCCCGCAAGGCATCCTGCGCCGGCCCAGGCGCCGCATTCAACCCATCCAGCAACACATTCCCGGAACTCCCCTCAGCCACCAACGCCCCACTGGCCAGGTGCGCAAAACTGGAGTCCTGCAACAACGCCAGCAACAGCGCCGACATGCATGCCACCCCGACCGCCCCACCCAAGGAACGAAACAGATTCGTCGTACTGGTCGCCACCCCAATATCCCGCTGTTCCACCGAATTTTGCGTGCCCACCAGCGACGTCGGAAACTGCATCCCGGCGGCAATCCCACACAGCAACATAAACAAACTGGTCACTGCCACAGCCTGCGGCGCACTGAGGGCCATGCCGAGAATCGCGATCGGACTCAGGAAAGCGCCAATCAGAATCATCGGCTTATAGCGTCCAGTGACCGAAGTCATACGCCCGGCAAAATACGCCCCCATCGGCAAACCCATCGCCAGCGGCAGCAAGTGCAAAGCGGCGCTGTCGGCACCGGAACCGGTCACGGTCTGGTAGCGCAGCGGCATCAACACCGTCAGGGAAATCGCCTGGAAACTGGTAAAGAAAATCGTGCACCAGCACAACACCGCACTGCGGTTGGCAAACAAGTGCATCGGCAACAACGGCTCCCGCGCCCGGCGTTCGTGCCACACAAACACCGTCAACGCCACCAGAGCGCAGGCCAACAACCCTAGCACTTCATCGTCGCGCCAATGATGACCCTGGCCGATTTCGGTGATGCCCAGCAACAGCGCCGTCAAACCGACAATCATCAGCACAGTGCCGAGATAGTCGATCACCGGCTTGCGCTGCGGCACCGGCAGCCCTACCAATGTGCGATGGGCCACCCACCAGGCGCCCGCGCCCAATGGAAGGTTGATCAGGAACACCCAGCGCCACGACAGGTACTCGGTCATGTAACCGCCCAACACCGGGCCGGCCACGCTCGCTACCGCGTACATGCTGCTGAAGTAACCCTGGTAACGCCCACGCTCACGGGGCGGAATGATGTCGCCGATAATCGCCTGGCTGACCGAAATCATCCCGCCGGCACCAATGCCCTGGAGGATCCGCGCCAGTACCAGCTGCTCCATGCTCTGGGCCATGCCGCAAAACAGCGAGGCGATGGTGAACAGGCCCATG from Pseudomonas yamanorum harbors:
- a CDS encoding MDR family MFS transporter, giving the protein MTNLNQPATPAVRSVLVALMMAIFLGALDQTIVAVSMPAISAQFHDVNLLAWVISGYMVAMTVAVPIYGKLGDLYGRRPMMLIGMGLFTIASLFCGMAQSMEQLVLARILQGIGAGGMISVSQAIIGDIIPPRERGRYQGYFSSMYAVASVAGPVLGGYMTEYLSWRWVFLINLPLGAGAWWVAHRTLVGLPVPQRKPVIDYLGTVLMIVGLTALLLGITEIGQGHHWRDDEVLGLLACALVALTVFVWHERRAREPLLPMHLFANRSAVLCWCTIFFTSFQAISLTVLMPLRYQTVTGSGADSAALHLLPLAMGLPMGAYFAGRMTSVTGRYKPMILIGAFLSPIAILGMALSAPQAVAVTSLFMLLCGIAAGMQFPTSLVGTQNSVEQRDIGVATSTTNLFRSLGGAVGVACMSALLLALLQDSSFAHLASGALVAEGSSGNVLLDGLNAAPGPAQDALRGELLITFRHLLMVSAGVSLLGLAAAIAMPNRVLRGREDKAR